One region of Mycobacterium riyadhense genomic DNA includes:
- a CDS encoding DUF2277 domain-containing protein produces MCRNITELRGLQPAATPEEIAAAARQYVRKVSGITRPSAANAEVFEAAVAEVTATTTRLLAALPPRRQPPKTVPPLRRPEVLARLGARSL; encoded by the coding sequence ATGTGCCGGAACATCACCGAACTGCGCGGTTTGCAGCCCGCAGCCACACCCGAGGAGATCGCGGCGGCCGCGCGTCAGTATGTGCGCAAGGTCAGCGGTATCACCCGCCCGTCCGCGGCCAACGCCGAGGTGTTTGAGGCCGCGGTCGCCGAAGTCACCGCCACGACGACGCGGTTGCTGGCCGCGTTGCCACCACGGCGCCAGCCGCCCAAGACCGTCCCGCCGTTGCGTCGGCCCGAGGTGCTGGCCCGGCTCGGCGCACGTTCGCTGTGA
- a CDS encoding DUF1802 family protein: MTPALKEWSAAVHALLDGRQTILLRKGGIGEKRFEVAAREFLLFPTVAHSHAERVRPEHRDLLVCAAADSTDECVLLRAAAKVVAAVEVNRAEGLEEIEDLHIWTAESVRADRLDFRPKHKLAVLVVSAIPLVDPVTLPRTPEFAGCTSWVQLPVTPRLAAPVRDDAALSDVATRVREAVD, from the coding sequence GTGACGCCCGCTCTCAAGGAGTGGAGCGCGGCGGTGCACGCGCTGCTCGACGGCCGCCAGACCATTCTGTTGCGCAAGGGCGGCATCGGAGAGAAGCGGTTCGAGGTGGCCGCGCGGGAGTTTCTGTTGTTTCCGACGGTCGCGCACAGTCACGCGGAACGGGTTCGGCCCGAGCATCGCGACCTGCTGGTCTGCGCGGCGGCCGACAGCACCGACGAGTGTGTGCTGCTGCGGGCAGCGGCGAAAGTTGTTGCTGCGGTGGAGGTTAACCGGGCAGAGGGTCTGGAAGAAATCGAGGATCTGCATATCTGGACAGCCGAGTCGGTGCGCGCCGACCGGCTCGACTTCCGGCCCAAACACAAACTCGCCGTGCTGGTGGTGTCCGCGATTCCGCTGGTGGATCCGGTAACGCTACCCCGCACCCCCGAATTCGCGGGTTGCACCAGTTGGGTGCAACTGCCCGTGACGCCGCGGCTCGCCGCGCCGGTGCGTGACGACGCCGCGCTATCAGACGTCGCCACTCGAGTCCGTGAGGCAGTCGACTGA
- a CDS encoding CocE/NonD family hydrolase, giving the protein MLGLPRPSSRYTVSRVRVPMRDGIALVADHYAPTTAEPVGTLLVRGPYGRKLPFSLVFARLYAARGYHVVLQSVRGTFGSAGEFEPMVNEAADGADTVEWLRQQPWFTGRFGTVGLSYLGFTQWALLQDPPPELAAAVITVGPHDFRASVWGTGSFTINDFLGWSDLVSHQEDPGRIRAGIRQLTAPRRVKRALGQLPMGESARALLGAGAPWFESWVEHAEDDDPFWDRLRFPVALDRMQVPVLLIGGWQDIFLGQTLQQYRHLRNRGVNVALTIGPWTHTQMLTKGLAVSARESLDWLDAHLGGAPTLHRPSTVRIFVTGQGWRHLSDWPPQTDQRALFLQPNGRLGHAAPTAAPTRQPPATFRYDPADPTPTTGGPLLAPTGGYRDDSRLALRDDVLAFTGPTLTHDLYVYGNPVIELTHSSDNPNVDLFVRVSEVDARGRSRNVSDGYRRLGDAPETVSIELDAIAHRFRAGSRIRVLIAGSWFPRYARNLGTEEPVLTGRQVKPATHAVHFGESRLLLPVGSVDCLTDSSGDV; this is encoded by the coding sequence ATGTTGGGTCTGCCGCGCCCGAGCAGCCGCTACACCGTTAGCCGCGTCCGAGTCCCGATGCGGGACGGGATCGCCCTAGTCGCCGACCACTACGCACCCACCACCGCTGAGCCCGTCGGCACCTTGCTGGTCCGGGGACCGTACGGGCGAAAACTTCCGTTCTCGCTGGTTTTCGCCAGGCTGTATGCCGCTCGCGGCTACCACGTGGTGCTGCAAAGTGTGCGCGGAACCTTCGGATCCGCCGGAGAGTTCGAGCCCATGGTCAACGAGGCCGCCGACGGCGCCGACACGGTCGAGTGGCTTCGGCAACAACCCTGGTTCACCGGCCGCTTCGGCACCGTCGGACTGTCGTACCTGGGCTTCACGCAGTGGGCGCTGCTGCAGGACCCGCCGCCCGAGTTGGCCGCGGCCGTTATCACCGTGGGCCCGCACGACTTCAGGGCCTCGGTGTGGGGCACCGGCTCGTTCACGATCAACGACTTCTTGGGGTGGAGCGATCTGGTTTCCCATCAGGAAGACCCCGGCCGCATCCGAGCCGGTATCCGCCAGCTCACCGCCCCGCGCAGGGTGAAACGTGCCTTGGGTCAACTGCCGATGGGTGAGTCGGCCCGTGCCCTACTTGGCGCGGGCGCGCCGTGGTTCGAATCGTGGGTGGAGCACGCCGAGGACGACGACCCGTTCTGGGACCGGCTGCGGTTTCCGGTCGCGTTGGATCGCATGCAGGTGCCGGTGCTGCTGATAGGCGGCTGGCAGGACATCTTTCTGGGTCAGACGCTGCAGCAGTACCGGCATTTGCGCAATCGAGGGGTGAACGTCGCGCTGACGATTGGGCCCTGGACTCACACCCAAATGCTCACCAAAGGGCTGGCTGTCAGCGCTCGGGAATCGTTGGACTGGCTTGACGCCCACTTGGGTGGCGCGCCGACCCTGCATCGACCCAGCACGGTGCGGATCTTCGTGACGGGCCAGGGCTGGCGCCATCTGTCGGATTGGCCGCCACAGACCGACCAACGCGCGCTATTTCTGCAACCCAACGGGCGCCTGGGCCATGCAGCGCCGACGGCCGCCCCGACTCGGCAACCACCGGCGACGTTCCGCTATGACCCGGCCGACCCGACGCCCACCACCGGCGGGCCGCTGCTCGCGCCGACCGGTGGATATCGCGACGACAGTCGATTGGCGTTGCGTGACGACGTACTCGCGTTCACCGGCCCGACCCTGACCCACGATTTGTACGTTTACGGAAACCCCGTCATTGAACTGACGCACAGTTCCGACAATCCGAATGTCGACCTGTTCGTCCGGGTCAGTGAGGTCGACGCCAGGGGACGGTCACGCAATGTCAGCGACGGTTACCGGCGACTGGGCGACGCGCCGGAGACCGTCAGCATCGAGCTCGACGCCATCGCGCACCGATTCCGCGCCGGCTCACGCATTCGCGTCCTGATCGCCGGCAGTTGGTTCCCCCGATACGCGCGCAATCTCGGGACCGAAGAACCGGTGTTGACCGGCCGGCAGGTGAAGCCGGCCACCCATGCGGTGCATTTCGGAGAGTCGCGGCTGTTGTTACCGGTCGGATCAGTCGACTGCCTCACGGACTCGAGTGGCGACGTCTGA
- a CDS encoding DUF3558 domain-containing protein, whose amino-acid sequence MFAKVRLLGALGALITAVLVGIAGWQGVPAAPTDRETVELRSTAEPMSTTMKSPIVATTDPSPFDPCSDIPFDAVQRLGLAFTPPEAEEGLRCHYDAGNYQLAVEPIIWRTYAQTLPPDAIETTIAGHRAAQYWVLKPTYHNSFWYASCMVAFKTSYGVIQQALFYSTVYSEPDVDCPSTNLQRANDLVPYYKF is encoded by the coding sequence GTGTTCGCCAAGGTGCGTCTGCTCGGAGCGCTTGGTGCGCTGATCACAGCGGTCTTAGTGGGCATTGCGGGCTGGCAGGGTGTCCCAGCAGCGCCAACCGACCGCGAGACTGTCGAGTTGCGGTCGACCGCCGAGCCGATGTCGACCACCATGAAGAGCCCAATCGTGGCGACCACGGACCCGAGCCCGTTCGACCCGTGCAGCGACATTCCCTTCGACGCGGTGCAGCGGCTCGGCCTAGCGTTCACCCCGCCCGAAGCCGAGGAGGGGCTGCGCTGCCACTACGACGCGGGCAACTACCAGCTGGCCGTGGAGCCCATCATTTGGCGCACCTACGCCCAGACTCTGCCCCCCGACGCGATTGAGACCACGATCGCCGGCCACCGAGCCGCCCAGTACTGGGTCTTGAAGCCGACGTATCACAACAGCTTCTGGTACGCCTCGTGCATGGTGGCCTTCAAGACCAGCTACGGGGTGATCCAGCAGGCGCTGTTCTATTCGACGGTCTATTCCGAGCCCGACGTGGACTGCCCGTCGACCAACCTGCAGCGGGCCAACGACCTCGTCCCCTACTACAAGTTCTAG
- a CDS encoding metallophosphoesterase family protein: protein MTRQDGTGGQPTLWAVSDLHTGHLGNKPVTESLYPSSPDDWLIVAGDVAERTDEIRWALDVLRRRFAKVIWVPGNHELWTTNRDPMQIFGRARYEYLVNMCDEMGVVTPEHPFPVWTERGGPATIVPMFLLYDYTFLPQGATTKAEGVAIAKERGVIATDEYLLSPEPYPTRDAWCRERVAATRARLEALDWMQPTVLVNHFPLVREPCDALYYPEFSLWCGTTKTADWHTRYNAVCSVYGHLHIPRTTWYDGVRFEEVSVGYPREWRRRKPYTWLRQVLPDPQYAPGYLNDFGGHFVITPEMRAQHAKFRERLQQRQSR from the coding sequence GTGACGAGGCAGGACGGAACCGGCGGGCAGCCGACATTGTGGGCGGTCTCCGATCTGCACACTGGCCACCTCGGCAACAAGCCGGTCACCGAATCGCTGTACCCGTCTTCGCCGGATGACTGGCTGATCGTTGCCGGGGATGTCGCCGAACGCACCGACGAGATCCGGTGGGCCCTGGACGTGCTGCGACGGCGGTTCGCCAAGGTGATCTGGGTGCCCGGCAACCACGAGCTGTGGACCACCAACCGGGATCCGATGCAGATCTTCGGCCGCGCACGCTACGAGTACCTGGTCAATATGTGCGACGAGATGGGCGTTGTCACGCCCGAGCATCCCTTCCCGGTGTGGACCGAGCGGGGCGGCCCGGCCACCATCGTGCCGATGTTTTTGCTGTACGACTACACCTTCCTGCCGCAGGGGGCGACCACCAAGGCCGAGGGTGTTGCCATCGCCAAGGAACGCGGCGTCATCGCCACCGATGAATACCTGCTGTCACCCGAGCCGTACCCCACCCGCGATGCCTGGTGCCGCGAGCGGGTCGCGGCCACCCGCGCCCGACTCGAGGCGCTCGACTGGATGCAACCCACCGTACTGGTGAACCACTTTCCACTCGTGCGAGAACCCTGCGACGCCCTGTACTACCCGGAATTTTCGCTGTGGTGCGGCACCACCAAGACCGCCGACTGGCACACCCGCTACAACGCCGTCTGCTCGGTATACGGCCACCTCCACATTCCGCGGACCACCTGGTATGACGGCGTGCGCTTCGAGGAGGTGTCGGTCGGGTACCCCCGCGAGTGGCGGCGCCGCAAGCCCTACACCTGGCTGCGCCAGGTGTTGCCGGACCCGCAATACGCGCCCGGCTATCTCAATGACTTCGGCGGTCATTTCGTGATCACTCCCGAGATGCGCGCGCAGCACGCCAAGTTTCGGGAACGATTGCAGCAGCGGCAGTCCCGATGA
- a CDS encoding 4'-phosphopantetheinyl transferase family protein: MTAGMLVPSVLPGTVVDDLAYAELYSDPPGLAPLPEEEPLIAKSVAKRRNEFITVRHCARIALRELGVPPVPILKGDKGEPCWPDGVVGSLTHCTGYRGAVVGRNAAVRSVGIDAEPHDVLPDGVLDAISLPVERTEMPRTMPAGLHWDRILFCAKEATYKAWFPLTNRWLGFEDAHIMFEADSSTSGRFVSRILIDPSAVSGPPLRALAGRWSVERGLVLTAIVL; encoded by the coding sequence ATGACAGCAGGCATGCTAGTGCCATCGGTGTTGCCCGGCACGGTGGTCGACGATCTGGCCTATGCCGAGTTGTATTCCGATCCGCCAGGTCTGGCGCCGCTGCCGGAAGAGGAGCCGTTGATCGCCAAGTCGGTCGCCAAGCGGCGCAACGAGTTCATCACCGTCCGGCACTGCGCCCGAATCGCGCTGCGAGAGCTGGGAGTGCCGCCGGTGCCGATCCTCAAGGGCGACAAGGGAGAACCGTGCTGGCCCGACGGTGTGGTGGGCAGTCTCACGCACTGCACCGGGTACCGCGGCGCGGTGGTCGGGCGCAATGCCGCGGTGCGTTCCGTGGGGATCGACGCCGAACCGCACGATGTGTTGCCGGACGGCGTGCTGGACGCGATCAGCCTGCCGGTGGAGCGCACTGAAATGCCTCGCACGATGCCGGCGGGGCTGCATTGGGACCGAATCTTGTTCTGCGCCAAGGAGGCAACGTACAAGGCGTGGTTCCCGCTGACCAACAGGTGGCTTGGGTTCGAAGACGCGCACATCATGTTCGAAGCCGACAGCTCGACGAGCGGCCGTTTTGTGTCCCGCATCCTGATCGACCCGTCCGCGGTGTCGGGTCCGCCGCTACGCGCGTTGGCAGGGCGATGGTCGGTCGAGCGCGGACTGGTGCTAACCGCCATCGTGCTATGA
- the truB gene encoding tRNA pseudouridine(55) synthase TruB produces the protein MSAPGPGIVVVDKPSGMTSHDVVGRCRRIFATRRVGHAGTLDPMATGVLVIGIDRATKILGLLTAASKSYVATIRLGQSTSTEDAEGELLQSVSAEHVTNEAIAAAVDGLRGDIRQVPSAVSAIKVGGRRAYQLARQGHAVELESRPVHVDRFDVLAARRGAGVIDLDVEVDCSSGTYIRALARDLGDALGVGGHLTSLRRTRVGRFDLDQAVSLGQLAELPRLSLSLDETCLLMFPRRDLTSEEADAAANGRSLPPAGIDGVYAATDADSRVIALLRDEGPRTKSVVVIRPATL, from the coding sequence ATGAGCGCTCCTGGCCCCGGCATCGTCGTTGTCGACAAGCCTTCCGGGATGACCAGTCACGACGTGGTGGGGCGGTGTCGCCGAATCTTTGCCACCCGCAGGGTAGGCCACGCAGGCACGCTGGACCCGATGGCCACCGGCGTGCTCGTGATCGGCATCGACCGCGCCACGAAGATCCTCGGCCTGTTGACGGCGGCCTCCAAGTCGTATGTCGCCACCATCCGCCTGGGCCAGTCGACCTCCACCGAGGACGCCGAAGGTGAACTGCTGCAATCGGTCTCGGCTGAGCATGTCACAAATGAGGCGATCGCCGCTGCGGTCGACGGATTGCGTGGCGACATCCGACAGGTGCCGTCGGCGGTGAGCGCGATCAAGGTCGGCGGTCGCCGCGCCTACCAGCTGGCCCGCCAGGGCCACGCCGTCGAACTCGAATCCCGGCCGGTACATGTCGACCGGTTCGACGTGCTGGCCGCGCGCCGTGGAGCTGGCGTCATAGATCTCGATGTCGAAGTCGACTGCTCGTCGGGAACCTATATCCGCGCGCTGGCTCGCGATCTCGGCGACGCGCTTGGGGTGGGCGGTCACTTGACGTCGCTGCGGCGCACTCGCGTCGGCCGCTTCGATCTGGACCAGGCGGTGTCCCTCGGCCAGCTGGCCGAGCTGCCGCGGCTGAGCCTGAGCCTCGACGAAACCTGCCTGTTGATGTTTCCGCGCCGCGACCTGACTAGCGAGGAAGCCGACGCCGCCGCCAACGGCCGGTCCCTACCGCCGGCCGGGATCGACGGCGTCTACGCGGCTACCGATGCGGACAGCCGGGTGATCGCACTGTTGCGAGACGAGGGCCCGCGGACCAAATCGGTAGTGGTGATCCGCCCAGCCACGCTGTGA
- a CDS encoding lipid-transfer protein: MMPNKVYVVGVGMTKFEKPGRREGWDYPQMAKESGSKALTDAGIDYTEIEQGYVGYVAGDSTSGQRALYELGMTGIPIVNVNNNCSTGSTALFLGAQAIRGGLADCVLALGFEKMQPGALQGGATDRESPMGKHVKALAEIDEFAFPVAPWMFGAAGREHMKKYGTTAEHFAKIGLKNHKHSVNNPYAQFQDEYTLDDILAAKMISDPLTKLQCSPTSDGSAAVVLASEDYVANHNLAGQAVEIVGQAMTTDFASTFDGSARNIIGYDMNVQAAQRVYEQSGLGPEDFQVIELHDCFSANELLLYEALGLCGEGEAPKLIDENQTTYGGRWVVNPSGGLISKGHPLGATGLAQCSELTWQLRGAADKRQVDNVTAALQHNIGLGGAAVVTAYQRAER, from the coding sequence ATGATGCCTAATAAGGTCTATGTCGTCGGCGTTGGGATGACGAAGTTCGAGAAGCCGGGCCGCCGCGAAGGCTGGGACTACCCGCAGATGGCCAAGGAGTCCGGCAGCAAAGCGCTCACGGACGCCGGGATCGACTACACCGAGATCGAACAGGGTTACGTCGGCTACGTCGCGGGCGATTCCACGTCCGGGCAGCGGGCCCTTTACGAACTCGGCATGACGGGCATCCCGATCGTCAACGTCAACAACAACTGCTCCACAGGCTCCACGGCGCTGTTCCTGGGTGCGCAGGCCATTCGCGGCGGACTGGCCGATTGCGTGCTGGCGCTGGGCTTCGAGAAGATGCAGCCTGGGGCCCTGCAGGGTGGCGCCACCGACCGGGAGTCTCCGATGGGCAAGCACGTCAAGGCGTTGGCCGAGATCGACGAATTTGCCTTTCCGGTGGCGCCGTGGATGTTCGGGGCGGCCGGTCGCGAGCACATGAAGAAATACGGCACCACCGCGGAGCATTTCGCGAAGATCGGGCTCAAGAACCACAAACACTCGGTCAACAACCCGTACGCGCAGTTCCAGGACGAGTACACCCTCGACGACATCCTGGCCGCGAAGATGATCTCCGACCCCCTCACCAAACTGCAGTGCTCGCCCACCTCCGACGGCTCGGCCGCGGTGGTGCTCGCCAGTGAGGACTACGTAGCCAACCACAACCTGGCCGGGCAGGCGGTGGAGATCGTCGGGCAGGCGATGACCACCGACTTCGCCTCCACGTTCGACGGCAGTGCCCGCAACATCATCGGATACGACATGAATGTGCAAGCCGCCCAACGAGTTTACGAACAGTCCGGGCTCGGCCCCGAGGACTTCCAAGTGATCGAGCTGCATGATTGCTTCTCCGCCAACGAGTTGCTGCTTTACGAGGCGCTGGGCCTGTGCGGGGAGGGCGAGGCGCCCAAGCTGATCGACGAGAACCAGACCACCTACGGCGGACGCTGGGTGGTGAACCCGTCCGGTGGTCTGATCTCCAAGGGACACCCGCTGGGCGCCACCGGTTTGGCGCAATGCTCCGAACTGACCTGGCAGCTGCGCGGTGCCGCCGACAAGCGCCAGGTCGACAACGTCACCGCGGCGCTGCAACACAACATCGGACTCGGTGGGGCCGCCGTCGTCACCGCCTACCAGCGCGCCGAACGCTGA
- a CDS encoding acyl-CoA dehydrogenase family protein yields MIEWSETDLMVRDTVRQFIDKEIRPYLDELETGALSPYPIMRKLFSQFGLDVLIGEQVKTMLDRERAELAGQTSVEKLENASGFGMGSQASMAAVLVSELAGVSIGLLSTVAVSLGLGAATIMSRGTLAQKERWLPQLVTLEKIAAWAITEPDSGSDAFGGMKTYVRRDGADYILNGQKTFITNGPYADLLVVYAKLDDGDPTVDRRNRPVLVFVLDAGMPGLTQGKPFKKMGMMSSPTGELFFDNVRLTPDRLLGEDERHSEGDGRDSARGNFAVERLGVALMALGIINECHRLCVDYAKSRTLWGRNIGQFQLIQLKLAKMEIARINVQNMVFQTIERLKAGKEPTLAEASAIKLYSSEAATDVAMEAVQLFGGNGYMAEYRVEQLARDAKSLMIYAGSNEVQVTHIAKGLLADPASRA; encoded by the coding sequence ATGATCGAGTGGTCCGAAACCGACCTGATGGTGCGCGACACCGTGCGCCAGTTCATCGACAAAGAAATTCGGCCGTATCTGGACGAATTGGAAACTGGTGCACTGTCGCCATATCCGATCATGCGCAAGCTGTTCAGCCAGTTCGGTCTGGACGTGCTGATCGGCGAACAGGTCAAGACGATGCTGGACCGCGAGCGTGCCGAGCTAGCCGGGCAGACATCGGTCGAAAAGCTGGAAAACGCAAGCGGTTTCGGCATGGGTTCCCAAGCTTCGATGGCCGCGGTGCTGGTGTCCGAACTCGCCGGAGTCAGCATCGGGTTGCTGAGCACGGTCGCCGTCAGCCTCGGGCTGGGGGCGGCGACCATCATGAGCCGCGGCACGCTGGCCCAGAAGGAGCGCTGGCTGCCCCAGCTGGTGACGCTGGAAAAGATTGCGGCGTGGGCGATCACGGAGCCGGACTCCGGCTCGGATGCGTTCGGCGGCATGAAAACCTATGTCAGACGAGACGGTGCGGACTATATCCTCAACGGGCAGAAGACCTTCATCACCAATGGGCCCTACGCCGACCTGCTGGTGGTCTACGCCAAACTCGATGACGGAGACCCAACGGTGGACCGCCGCAACCGGCCGGTGCTCGTCTTCGTGCTCGATGCGGGCATGCCGGGTTTGACGCAGGGCAAGCCGTTCAAGAAGATGGGCATGATGTCGTCGCCGACCGGTGAATTGTTCTTCGACAACGTGCGGCTGACCCCGGACCGCCTGCTGGGCGAGGACGAACGGCACTCCGAGGGCGACGGCCGCGACAGCGCCCGCGGCAATTTCGCCGTCGAACGTCTCGGGGTGGCCTTGATGGCGTTGGGCATCATCAACGAATGTCACCGGCTATGTGTGGATTACGCAAAGTCGCGAACGTTGTGGGGCCGCAATATCGGGCAGTTCCAACTGATCCAGCTCAAGCTGGCCAAAATGGAAATCGCCCGGATCAACGTGCAGAACATGGTCTTTCAGACCATCGAGCGGCTCAAGGCCGGCAAGGAACCGACGTTGGCCGAGGCTTCGGCGATCAAGCTGTACTCCTCGGAGGCCGCTACCGACGTCGCAATGGAGGCCGTTCAATTGTTCGGCGGCAATGGCTATATGGCCGAGTACCGGGTCGAGCAGCTCGCGCGCGACGCAAAGTCGTTGATGATCTACGCCGGCAGCAACGAGGTACAGGTCACTCATATCGCTAAGGGGCTGTTGGCCGATCCAGCTTCGCGAGCGTAA
- the mntR gene encoding manganese-binding transcriptional regulator MntR, producing the protein MRADEERGGLTPVAQDYLKVIWTAQEWSRDKVSTKMLAEKIGVSASTASESIRKLAEQGLVDHEKYGAVTLTDSGRQAALAMVRRHRLLETFLVNELGYGWDEVHDEAEVLEHAVSDRLIARIDAKLGFPQRDPHGDPIPASDGQVPTPPARQLWACTDGDTGTVARISDADPEMLRYFDTVGINLDSRFRVLARREFAGMISVAIESDNGAAETVDLGSPAARAIWVVA; encoded by the coding sequence GTGAGGGCTGACGAAGAGCGGGGCGGTCTTACCCCGGTTGCCCAGGACTACCTCAAGGTCATTTGGACCGCACAGGAATGGTCGCGGGACAAAGTCAGCACCAAGATGCTGGCCGAGAAGATCGGGGTGTCCGCCAGTACCGCCTCGGAGTCCATCCGCAAACTCGCCGAGCAGGGCTTGGTTGACCACGAGAAGTATGGGGCGGTGACGTTGACCGACTCCGGACGGCAAGCGGCGCTGGCGATGGTGCGCCGGCATCGGCTGTTGGAGACCTTCCTGGTCAACGAACTCGGCTACGGCTGGGATGAGGTGCACGACGAGGCCGAGGTGCTCGAGCACGCGGTCTCCGATCGTCTGATCGCCCGGATCGACGCCAAGCTGGGGTTCCCGCAACGTGATCCGCACGGCGACCCGATCCCGGCCTCCGACGGGCAGGTGCCGACACCGCCGGCGCGTCAGCTGTGGGCCTGCACCGACGGCGACACCGGGACCGTGGCCCGCATTTCCGATGCCGACCCGGAAATGCTGCGGTATTTCGACACCGTCGGAATCAACCTGGACTCACGCTTCCGGGTCCTGGCGCGCCGCGAGTTCGCCGGCATGATCTCGGTTGCGATCGAATCCGACAACGGGGCCGCGGAGACCGTCGACTTGGGCAGCCCGGCGGCGCGGGCGATCTGGGTCGTCGCCTAA
- a CDS encoding bifunctional riboflavin kinase/FAD synthetase, which translates to MQRWRGQDEIPTDWGRCVLTVGVFDGVHRGHAELIAHAVKASRARDVPSVLMTFDPHPMEVVYPGSHPAQLTTLTRRAELVEELGIDVFLVMPFTTDFMKLTPERYIHELLVEHLHVVEVVVGANFTFGKKAAGNVDTLRQAGERFGFAVEGMSLVSEHHSNETVTFSSTYIRSCVDAGDVMAATEALGRPHRVEGVVIRGYGRGAELGYPTANVAPPMYSAIPADGVYAAWFTVLGHAPVPGTIVPGERYQAAVSVGTNPTFSGRTRTVEAFVLDSNADLYGQHVALDFVARIRGQRKFDSVRDLVTAIGTDIDRTRALLA; encoded by the coding sequence GTGCAGCGGTGGCGTGGTCAGGACGAGATTCCTACCGACTGGGGCAGATGCGTGCTCACGGTTGGGGTCTTCGATGGCGTGCACCGCGGACATGCGGAGCTGATCGCCCACGCGGTCAAAGCCAGCCGCGCGCGAGACGTGCCGTCCGTGCTGATGACGTTCGACCCGCATCCAATGGAAGTGGTCTATCCCGGCAGTCATCCGGCGCAGTTGACCACGCTCACCCGCCGTGCCGAGCTGGTCGAAGAGCTGGGTATCGACGTGTTTCTGGTGATGCCGTTCACCACCGATTTCATGAAGCTCACGCCGGAGCGCTACATCCACGAGCTGCTGGTGGAGCACCTGCACGTGGTGGAGGTCGTGGTGGGTGCGAACTTCACCTTCGGCAAGAAGGCGGCGGGCAACGTCGATACCCTGCGCCAGGCCGGCGAACGGTTCGGGTTCGCGGTCGAGGGGATGTCGTTGGTGTCCGAGCACCACAGCAACGAGACCGTGACGTTCTCTTCCACCTACATCCGGTCGTGCGTGGACGCGGGCGACGTGATGGCCGCCACCGAAGCACTGGGCCGCCCGCATCGCGTCGAAGGCGTTGTGATCCGCGGTTATGGGCGAGGAGCCGAGTTGGGTTATCCCACCGCGAATGTGGCGCCGCCGATGTACTCGGCCATTCCTGCCGACGGCGTGTATGCGGCCTGGTTCACCGTGCTGGGGCACGCGCCGGTGCCCGGCACTATCGTCCCGGGTGAGCGCTACCAGGCCGCGGTGTCCGTCGGCACCAATCCAACCTTCTCCGGGCGCACCCGCACGGTCGAGGCGTTCGTGCTGGACAGCAACGCCGACCTATACGGCCAGCATGTGGCCCTGGATTTCGTGGCGCGTATCCGCGGGCAGAGAAAGTTCGACTCGGTCCGCGATCTGGTCACAGCGATCGGCACCGACATCGACCGGACCCGCGCCCTGCTGGCGTGA
- the rpsO gene encoding 30S ribosomal protein S15, with the protein MALTAEQKKEILNSYGLHETDTGSPEAQIALLTKRIADLTEHLKVHKHDHHSRRGLLLLVGRRKRLVKYLTQVDVERYRSLIERLGLRR; encoded by the coding sequence GTGGCGCTGACTGCCGAGCAGAAAAAGGAGATTCTGAACTCCTACGGCCTGCATGAGACCGACACCGGATCCCCGGAGGCGCAGATTGCGCTGCTGACCAAGCGGATCGCCGACCTAACCGAGCACCTCAAGGTGCACAAGCACGACCATCACTCACGGCGCGGGTTGCTGCTGCTGGTTGGGCGCCGCAAGCGGTTGGTCAAATACCTCACGCAGGTAGATGTGGAGCGGTACCGCTCGCTCATTGAGCGGCTGGGCCTGCGTCGCTGA
- the lppU gene encoding LppU family putative lipoprotein: protein MRALLLAMVMAFVGLTGCSTATNSTNVVDFKVGECLKLGGTPDRPKATKATCGSRASNFKVVAAFQGTGDRAQCPTDVDSSYSMHNAVSGVNNTVCLDIDWVIGGCMSVDPHHTTDPFRVDCNDGSVPHRQRATQILTDLDPPVTVDQCASGLGYTYTQRRFVVCVENVSG from the coding sequence ATGCGCGCCCTACTGCTGGCCATGGTTATGGCCTTCGTGGGATTGACCGGGTGCTCGACGGCGACCAACAGCACCAATGTCGTCGATTTCAAGGTGGGGGAATGTCTCAAGCTGGGTGGCACGCCGGACCGGCCGAAGGCCACCAAGGCGACGTGTGGTAGCCGGGCCTCGAACTTCAAGGTCGTCGCCGCGTTCCAGGGAACAGGCGACCGCGCACAATGCCCGACCGACGTCGACTCGTCCTATTCGATGCACAACGCGGTCAGCGGTGTCAACAACACGGTTTGCTTGGACATCGATTGGGTGATCGGCGGTTGCATGAGCGTCGACCCGCACCACACCACCGACCCGTTCCGGGTGGACTGCAACGACGGATCGGTGCCGCATCGACAGCGGGCCACCCAGATCCTGACCGACCTCGATCCTCCCGTCACCGTCGACCAGTGCGCCAGCGGCCTGGGCTATACCTACACCCAGCGGCGGTTCGTGGTGTGCGTCGAGAACGTCTCC